From the Papaver somniferum cultivar HN1 chromosome 2, ASM357369v1, whole genome shotgun sequence genome, the window caacaccaagtagttttgtgggtcagtggaatcatATAGGTTTCACAggactcaatcttgagtcaagttattacggcTTTGACAAATGATCTACAACttgttataccttttgttgataaactaagactcagttatagtgtttgggtgtaggatattgttaccattggtgaatcaagattgtattatgttttgagaagcagtttCTGCAATTTAGATGAAAACCGGAGAGAATTAGGATTCATCATATGTTCCCTTACCTTGTACTCTAGTTCTTGATAGAATTCAGACAatgctttagtaaattcatagatcatataatacatatcaacataccacagtttaacataccattgttcctttcattagaaatcacaaagaaaaccgaaaaaagaaactgaaattgcaatttcattaaccacATTTACAAACACCATCACCATTACAGATCAGACCGTTAATTactaagtagttccattacaaCCATTTTTTACGGACAAcaccaaataaataataaaatactaGTTCAACAATCAAACCCATAAGTAAAAAAAACTAGACACACTACCAATTCCAGCAACCACTTACACCTGAACAACCAACTCTAATACCGTCCGACATAGCACAATTCCCTAATTATGCATGTTGTACTTCCGTAACCTCCATAACAAGCacaagagaaatacttactacTACTACCGAGTTTGATCTTTGTCAACAGCAAAACAACACTTTTACAAGATCAAACCTTGtactgaaaaaaaaaaacccaaaaataacACTTACCATGTATTAAAAGATATATAACAGAAAACTAGACCTCTCCTTCAGTTCCAACAGCACCAGCAACTACAAGCATTAGGAAAAACTttgtgaattttcacgaagatgTTCTGAAGACTTCAAAGAATGCATTTCTCCAAAGTCTTCCTTAAAAGGTTCCCAATGCTCTTCAGATGATCACCACTGATCATAGTCATAGTTAAAGCCCTCTTCTTCATATGATAAGTTTCTGCCGCTTTCACTGCTAGTAGAGGTTGCGAGACCATAACCTACATccgcatcatcttcatcatcttcgtcatcttctgaTCCTTCATTTTGTTCTTCCTGAACCTCTCCTGCAACGTGATTGCCATCTACATCCATCCTTGGTATCTCCTCACCGTCTGAATCCACGTTCAGGGGTTCAGACATCGTACGAGCAAATATCATGAGTTGAGATTTCTCTGCGAAATAGAGTAGATACATTTCTGCATCATCTCTCTCTTGTGTTTGTCTCTCTCTATCCTCTTTTTATAGATCAGTAGATCCCTCACTGCTGCTATCATCCTCATCAAGTTTTACTGCTTCTCCACCTTCCTCATCACTTTCACTTTCTGTGGCACTTCTTGTCTTAATCCAATGACGTTGATATCTCTCTAGCCTTTCTTGCCTTTCTCTCTTCTTCCTTCCACATCTTGCCTCATATTTTCTGGTCCAAAACTGGTACTTTTCTTCGTTCTCAATCCTTTTCCTTCCaacttcttcctctctcctaTAAATTTCTTCATGCATCCTCTTTCTTGGAATTTCTTGTTCTAAATAAGAAATTAATCTCTCAACCTCTTCAATTGTTAATGCATGAGTtgcttgttttgcattttctAATGTTGGTGATTGATTTTCAGCAACATCTTGAACTGCAGGTTCGTTTGGTTCAGCCATCTCTTAATCTTCTTCTCCCTGCAAATTTTCTTGCTTCTTTTGGTTTGATTAAGAGTAATTGAAAGTATATCAGTTTCTCATCCTTTTGTATAGTGGTTAGATTAACCATAAATTCCATTTATGGCGCATGGTTAAACTTCTAGTCCCTTGGCAGACCACGCCTCTTCAGTCTCAAGATGCAATTTTtcaaaatacatcattattatCCTCTCCAGACCCGCTCATCTCTTAATTTCACACAACgttatctttaagagtaaaaTGAGGCGGTTACCTAATTTGAAGGCCATAACTGTAGTATTATGGTTCACCAGGGTTCACGCgtttggctcatgtatcatgccatatctcaagtccctgaccaacaattaaaataaaaaattggtcaaacataataggtcCCTGCACAATTatgtatatttatttaattttaattagttaacagatgggtcatatcttgaactgcaacatagtttggctcaggcatcatgccatatctcaataccctggtccctgagtcctgaccaacaactaattaatcaactaatgtcagacaaattaggtcaaacaaaATAGTccaagcaaaataaaatcaacacaaTTGTGTatagatgggccatatcttgaactacaacatggtttggctcaggcatcatgccatatcttaATACCTtggtccctgagtcctgaccaataactaattaatcaactaatatcaaacaaattaggtcaaacaaaataggtcaagcaaaataaaatcagcacaattGTGTATAGATgtgccatatcttgaactgcaacgTGGTTTGGCTCAAGAATCATGCCATATCTTTATACCCTGGTCCCTGACCAACAACTCAAATGAGCCACAAAAATCTACCAACACTATGTCCGGAACAGCGCCTGAGACAACTCATTATCAGTTCATCTGATTCCATTGATTTGAGCTGCAGAAAACTTCAGCAACAACAATGAATGAATCAATCAATTCTTCTGTGAAACTTCGATGTAACCCTAtatttaagtttaatcgatctttcatagaagtattgacatTGATTCATAATCTTGGAATTGCAAATCTGGGTTATGTTCATCCAAGGTATTTaccattcattcatttgggggtttcttggagattcagctgcagaaaacttcatcaacaacaatgaatcagtCGATTCTTCTATGAAACATCGATTCAAGCCTAGATTTTAGTTTAATCgatagtgattcataattttggaaatgcaaatcttggtcatcttcatctaaggtatttctcattcattcatttgggggcttaatgattttacaaattggaggttacacactcttgattttgaatggtacaatttatgatggtgattatgaagtaTTAACATCTCTAACTttcagattttaggtttattattatgttgttgtgaattgtatcatgttttgagaatgttttggtgattatgaacatctcaattgcatactttatgcctccaccaagtggttttatatgtcagttggtagtcagttgacagatgatcttagactcagacatagtatttggttgtaggatgtcagcattggtgaataaagcttgtattcttTTTTGAGAATCAGCGTCTCAGGAATGTTTGTGATATGTATTCATTGtcagattgtagattaagactaggtgtgtatatgcctctctatCAAGTGAATTATACTGGATAGAGAATCAAAGATGCAATTTCAAACATGCTGCAATTTCAAAGATGCAAGATAACTATTAAAAAACACTAAAGTGAATTTTTTTCAGTATCCATTTGTTTTCATTACATTAGTCTTGTACATGTTCCAGTTCTTTGCATTGTAGTTTAGTTTCTAGATTACAacctgcatctccaacattatcgacacacaatcatcggaaaaaataaaaaaactgacttcatcatattgcatttcaTAAAGTTACAACCTTTAtgttcattcagtgttgagcaacatttaaCAGCAATACTATTATGTTCATATCCAGTTACACACAAAAAATACAagtaccaaaaataaaatgaaaaaagcaaaataaacataacTTTCCCCTGTATCATCTCCTGCATTTTCGGTCTCCATTTCCAtgaccaaaaaaacaaaacatgattcagtgacttaccattttCCCTTCGATAAGTCTTACTCGTTATACCCGatcactcggaatcagaatcatcagattcCGATTTCTCAGAAcactcttcctcctcatcagacccctcttcatcatcatctgacTCCGCTTCGGAATCAGTCTTTTGGGCCAAAATTTCATCATTAACCCCAAGAATCTCATCTTCACAAAAATCCTCAAGTGATTTTCCTAGGTCAGATGTAGCTTCGTCTGAATATGTAGTGGAGATATCACTGACATTATGAAAAACAACAACTGTCTCTTCATCTGCGGTAGTACTTGGATCACTATCGCGCGACCCATATTCTTTTGCCTCTGCCGCCTTAATATCCACCATTTCCGC encodes:
- the LOC113350715 gene encoding uncharacterized protein LOC113350715, with product MHAAENKVQEKPVQIFPKKPVETFPKKPVEIFPKKRLHDPFKDDEEKEKYYAVQDKRIRLAEMVDIKAAEAKEYGSRDSDPSTTADEETVVVFHNVSDISTTYSDEATSDLGKSLEDFCEDEILGVNDEILAQKTDSEAESDDDEEGSDEEEECSEKSESDDSDSE